Genomic DNA from Lagenorhynchus albirostris chromosome 9, mLagAlb1.1, whole genome shotgun sequence:
GCGAGGCCCCACCCCAAGCCCATCCACGCCCCCCTCCTGTCACCCTGCCGCACCTGGCTGGTACCTCCTTGGGGCCACCCCCCCAAACGTGACTGTGAGAACGAGGAAGAGGCGCCCACCCTGGGCGGTGCCGGGCATGCAGGCCCTCAGCCTGGAGAACAGGCTGGGCTTGGCTGCCATCCCTCCCACAACAGTCCCCAGAGCCGTACAGAGCAGCCCCCAAGCTCAAATATTCCTCAGAGAGGCCCCCGGCCCCTAGTACTTGCTAAGTCACGATTGTATTTTTTTACGTGTTTATTGGTTCATATTTGTCATCACCCTCTTGGCTCAATGAGAACAGGAACTGTACCTGACTGAGGTCCATGGTACACACtaggtattaaataaatatgaattacataaataattgaatgagtgaatgaaacagCAAGGTATGCTTAGATTAACTAGGTCACCTATCGGATTCTGAGAGCATCTCCGATCAGGGTAAAAGACTCTGTGATGCGATGGACAGAATGGCCCCAACCAGACAATCCGGACCTTCTCCGTGTGCTCAGTGTCATATTCTAAATTTCCAGAAGAGCTCTACTTGCTCACAACTATTTCCCCCGTGGGTACCACAGTCCCTGACACACGGTAGGTActtaatacatttttgttaaatgaacaaatgtttcTGGCAAGTGTGGTTTCAAAGCAGTCACATTTCTGCGTTTAAGCCAGAGTCCTGTTTCCTTGatcaaatataaacagaaaatcatattttctgGCAATTATCAGAACGATCCCTAGAAAATTCAGGGTCTGAGCATTCAAACATCAGGATGTTAAATGAGTAGATCTTGCTGTCCTGGTCTCTTTACAAATAACAATAATACAATGCACACAGTAAATGCAAATAGTCTCCAACCAAATCCAGTCTCCACCATTTTCCATCATAGGCCCTTCGGAAAAGCgtcttccctgagcctcagtttacgcACCTATAAATGCAGGTAATAAGGATGCCTACCACCTAGGGGAGCTGTGAGGATTAGACTAGGTTTCTCCCGGTACATGTAAGCAGCTACTATTATAATTGCTTGAACAGAAGGCATCACTTCAGAAGGAAGCCGTATACAGCTCTGAGAAAATATTGTAGAAAAGTTTTCCTGACATCATTCTATATACAGAAAAAAGTCAGGCAGTTCCTTGAAATGCGCTGCCCCAAAGAGAGTATTCCCTCCTGATGCCACTTCTCTGGCAATCAACAATCCAGTTTAAGGTGGAttctgattgaaaaaaaaaaaaaaattggcaacaaaaatgtatattgcaaaacAAAATGTGTTGCTTTTAAAGTGATTTTGGAGCCTTAGTAATTAGTCTAGCAAGTTCCAAAGATACATTCTGTAGCTGTCATTCAGTATTTGTTTCCTTTGGTTATCTgcctttctttcaaaataaatacataaataaaaataagctggGGAAACATGTGTTCTGAAGCTGCCTGGGATGACAGGGGCCCCGCCCTGGTGGGCTCTGTTTTAGGAGGAGCCCCCTTGGATCCCACACTCTGTCTTCCTGGCAGGCTGCTCTTGGGTCACTTCTCAGCTCTGGTGGCTGCTGAAACAAGACAGATGCTGCTGTACAAAATAACTTGAGAACATACCAGAGCCTGTTGCTTCCAGCACTTGGAAAATCTTGACAttcaaatatgcaaatattttatggCACGAAgcgaaaaaaaggagagagaaggagctgGAAAGTCACATTTGAAATGAAACATACTCGAGATGTAAGCAAACTCTGGATTATAATTAAACTGGTGCTATTATCAGAGAAGACCTCAGAATTGGCCGCGATCCACCCAGGGGGTCTCCTGTGTCTGCGAAGCCACTCAGTGGGTCCTCAGCCCCTCCAGGTTGGCCAGCGCGGCACACGTGGAGCCGGGTGCACCTCCTTCTCTGCCGGCCCCCAGCCCCGTTGGCTCAAAGGGCAGCCAGCAAGCGAGAACACTGTCTTCCTCCATTTTCAACAGTgtgatatttatgtttattttaaaaagcaggatgTCTTCAAGGATGTGGATTAAAACTCTGTCACGCATCCAAGTCCTCATAAGCTCTGAGTGCCCTTCTAGGAGCTGTGGAGATGCACACGGTGGGTCGTACCCTCAAACGGTggtgtgaaaagaaaaacaaactggaaGTCCCAAACCAACCTGGTCACACCGCTAACAGCTGAGCTAATTCCATCGTCTCGTGACTTTTTAGTCTCCGTCTCCTCAGCTGTGTTAGAGGAGCTCGTCTAGAAGATTCCAAAGCAGATTAGAAGAATCTTCCAAAGAAGATTCCAAAGTAACCGAGCAGGACCGTATGGGCCCATATCCTTGCCCGTGGGCCCATATCCTTGCCCGTATCCTCCCCTGGGCTCCCCTCTGAAGTAGCCAGATCATAGTCCCTGATGCGCACTTCCTGAGTTgctttacagatgctaaaaccaccaccaaatggaagatgttaactacctgatgacccaggcctcctggagcctcaggATTGATAATGTTGACCCTGTGACCTCACCATCAACCACCAGAGAACTGCACACGATCTGCTCGCAAGCCCTGCGACCCGcccccctcacctggcctttagaAATGCTCTGCTGAAAGCCTTTGGGAGTTCGGGGGGTTTGGGGGGCATGAGCCACCCGTCTCCTTGCTCAGCTCTGCAATAACCCTTTTTCTGCTCCAGACTCCGATGTTtcggtattgtttggcctcactctgtgtcaggcacatgAACTTGTGTCTGGTAACAGGAAGACTGGAACCACGCAGATTCTGGTCTGAATGATGGTCTCATGATTTCCTCTATTATGTGAAGTTGGCATGTTGCTTAAGAGAATGGACCCTGGCTCTCATCTGTAAACAGGGATAACAGCTCCCATCTCACAAGGTCGCCATAAAGTTGAAATGTAACTTTGTGAGCAATGCATTTGCCATAGAGTAAATTCTGGTTTTGAgacaggctgggccctgggcccttTGCTGCAGGacctgcacctggacaaacatctccttgagcaacagatacaaagaaactataagggactaaaagaTAACTGCACGCCTGCCGCAGGGGGTGCAAATTATcaacaacaagatacaaaaaggccacaaaCCAACAGCCACTTCTGAGGTGCCGCAGGCAAGAGCAGGGTCCTGTGCAccatccctgcacacagcaccaccaagggggcgggcagaccacctaagccccACCTCTGGCCGGACCCTTGCATCcatccctaccctcaccccacttAAGAGACCAGCCGGCCCTCCTTGGGGAGCAGCAAGGGCACCTGTTATTTGCTTACACTCCCTGTGctgcaggggccccaataaagccttgcctgaatttcccctctggcctctgatcaatttctattgattaatgAGTCCAAGGACCCAGGTCATTAACAGTTTCATTCcctctttcttagaatttcttcTCCTTTGTCAAGGAAGCCACAGAGTTCAGCTAGATGAGAGAAGTGAGAGTTTGTGGCTGGGAACTTGCAACGGTGACCCCATGGGTGCCATGTTCTAGACGGCCGAGGTAACTGTGAAGGTCTAGGCTCAGATCCAGTCATCCATGGGACTAGTCACTTAACTGAAGGACCACCCTTGGcactttttatatataatttgccATCCTCTGATGCCAAATGCACGTCCAGTGCCGCAACATCATCAGGTGGTGTGTATTTAGCGAATAGCAGTCATTTTTATTATCAATCTAGCAATAAGAGGTAAACTTTACCACCtgacttcccctcccccataaaTCACATGAAGATATCCAGAAATGAGTTTCACTGTGGGTTTttctgaagtttaaaatttttattttatatacaaagagTTAGTATTGTTTCTGAGGAAGGTAGATATGCTTGATGACCCATTCAAGAAGTTCACACTTAGTCCAACCTAATGAAGCCGATGTCCTTCGCGTACGGGCAGAAACACGGGCGGCGTATATTGAGGCCATATTCCCGGATCACACGGTGCCGGTCTGAGCGAGAACCCTGGCCGAATTTTCCCAGATGGCTCCAGTAGAGCTGCTGGTGACCCATGTTGCTTTCTCAGCTGCAACGAGGCAGAAACTCATTgcggtttttttggttttgttttttaataaatttatttatttatttttggctgcgttgggtcctcattgctgcccacgggctttctctagttgcagccagtgggggctactcttcattgtggtgcgcgggcctctcactgcggtgtcttctcttgttgcagatcacgggctctaggcgcatgggcttcagtagttgtggcacacgggctcagtagttgtggctcatgggctctagagcacaggctcagtagttgtgacgcatgggcttagttgctccacggcatgtgggatcttcccggaccagggcttgaacccctgtgccctgcattggcagaaagattcttaaccactgtgccaccagggaagcccctcattgtgtTTTAACTTTATCAGTAACACTTATTTGACAGATACTgaaatttattgatttaattaattCGCCTGATTCCTCTGGCATTTGCTCCATGTTTTTTAATACTGAGACAAGCTATttaccaggcactatgctaagcccACAAAATAAATGAGAGGAACATTCTTCAGTTTGATTGGATAAAGGAAGGCTGATTTATCAATAGGCTCGGCTCCAGTAAGACATTATTGGGAAGGGCATGGTGAAAGAAACCTCGTCACAGAGAAACACACCGTATCAATAATCTACTGCTGCTTAACAAACCACTCCGAGAAAGAAACAGTTGCtgaaaacaatacacatttatcGTTCTGCACAGTTTGTGGAACCCAGGAGGAAGCCGACAGCAGCTCTGACGGATGGTCCCGGCTCAGGGCAGGCCTGGGGAGGGACACGCCATCC
This window encodes:
- the LOC132525464 gene encoding small ribosomal subunit protein uS14-like, with translation MGHQQLYWSHLGKFGQGSRSDRHRVIREYGLNIRRPCFCPYAKDIGFIRLD